The following are encoded together in the Geobacter sulfurreducens PCA genome:
- a CDS encoding DUF4350 domain-containing protein, with the protein MSRLPGKRIVALFLVLGALLCAGIPAWGAAPLVMVDQGHGQCFVIEQEGELQLSRFGAILGEEGLRVAASRERLTDESLRQATGLVISGPFAPLAPAEVDAVIRFIERGGRVALMLHIGPPVGALMQRVGIAFSNGVLHEQINLVGTDDISFQVRDLTAHPLFAGIDHFSLYGGWALNGQAPLARTSAETWVDLNGDQQLTERDAMDRFTVVAEGNVGAGRILVFGDDAIFQNRYLDEANSRLARNLAQWLGGGKLSGGKVRGRDM; encoded by the coding sequence ATGTCTCGCCTGCCCGGAAAAAGAATCGTTGCGTTGTTTCTCGTGCTTGGTGCGTTGTTGTGTGCCGGGATACCGGCCTGGGGGGCCGCGCCGCTGGTGATGGTGGATCAGGGCCACGGCCAGTGTTTCGTCATTGAGCAGGAAGGGGAGCTGCAGTTGTCCCGCTTCGGCGCCATTTTGGGCGAGGAGGGGCTCCGGGTTGCAGCCAGCCGGGAACGGCTGACCGACGAGTCGCTCCGGCAGGCGACAGGCCTCGTGATTTCCGGCCCCTTTGCCCCTCTGGCCCCGGCCGAGGTGGATGCGGTGATCCGCTTCATTGAGCGCGGGGGAAGGGTCGCGCTGATGCTGCACATCGGCCCTCCGGTGGGCGCTCTCATGCAGAGGGTGGGAATTGCCTTTTCCAATGGCGTCCTTCATGAGCAGATCAACCTGGTGGGAACTGACGATATCAGCTTCCAGGTGCGCGATCTGACGGCACACCCCCTCTTTGCCGGTATTGATCACTTCAGCCTCTACGGCGGCTGGGCCCTCAACGGCCAGGCTCCGCTCGCCCGGACGAGCGCCGAAACCTGGGTGGATCTGAATGGCGACCAACAGCTTACCGAGCGCGACGCCATGGATCGCTTCACGGTTGTGGCGGAGGGGAATGTCGGGGCCGGGCGCATTCTGGTCTTCGGTGATGATGCCATTTTCCAGAACCGGTACCTGGATGAGGCGAACTCGCGTCTTGCGAGAAATCTCGCCCAATGGCTGGGGGGCGGTAAACTCTCCGGCGGGAAGGTTCGAGGCCGGGACATGTGA
- a CDS encoding ABC transporter substrate-binding protein, whose translation MRKFGFLAVFMSLTLALLSTAMAAPAGGKVLIGVSKIVSHPALDAVEKGLQDELAALKINAQYDLQNANGDANTAASIANKFQSEKVTLAVGIATPTAQSLVNTLKTTPVVFSAVTDPVKAGLVKSLTKGEKYVTGVSDMTPVKQQIELLLQIKKVKRLGHIYTSSEENAVVLAGVVKKACQDLGIQYVETTVSKSAEVKQATQSIIRRVDALYVSTDNTVVSAMSALTDVAMKNKVPVMSADPSSAESHPVLAAWGFDYYKMGRATGKMVAEILKGKKPEQLPTRFMTKASDVDLLVNLDVAKKLGLTVPAAIVKSANKVVENGKLTKK comes from the coding sequence GTGAGAAAATTCGGTTTCTTGGCTGTGTTCATGTCCCTTACCCTTGCGCTGCTTTCGACGGCCATGGCGGCACCTGCCGGCGGCAAGGTCCTTATCGGAGTGTCGAAAATCGTTTCGCATCCGGCCCTGGATGCCGTTGAAAAGGGGCTTCAGGACGAGCTGGCCGCCCTGAAGATCAATGCCCAGTACGATCTGCAGAACGCCAACGGCGACGCCAACACCGCCGCCTCCATCGCCAATAAATTCCAGTCCGAGAAAGTGACCCTGGCCGTGGGTATCGCCACTCCCACCGCCCAATCCCTGGTCAATACCCTGAAAACGACGCCGGTGGTCTTTTCCGCAGTGACCGACCCGGTCAAGGCCGGTCTGGTGAAATCCCTGACCAAGGGTGAGAAGTACGTCACCGGCGTTTCCGACATGACCCCCGTGAAGCAGCAGATCGAGCTCCTGCTCCAGATCAAGAAGGTGAAGCGGCTCGGCCACATTTACACCAGCTCCGAAGAGAATGCCGTGGTGCTGGCCGGCGTGGTGAAGAAGGCATGCCAGGATCTGGGCATCCAGTACGTGGAGACCACCGTGTCCAAGTCCGCCGAGGTTAAGCAGGCCACCCAGTCAATCATCCGCAGGGTCGACGCCCTCTACGTGAGCACCGACAACACGGTGGTGTCGGCCATGAGCGCCCTGACCGACGTTGCCATGAAGAACAAGGTGCCGGTCATGTCGGCGGACCCGAGCTCTGCCGAGAGCCATCCCGTCCTGGCGGCCTGGGGCTTCGACTATTACAAGATGGGGCGCGCCACGGGCAAGATGGTGGCCGAGATTCTGAAGGGCAAGAAGCCGGAGCAGCTTCCGACCCGTTTCATGACCAAGGCTTCCGACGTGGACCTGCTGGTGAACCTGGACGTGGCGAAGAAGCTGGGCCTCACCGTGCCGGCCGCCATCGTGAAGAGCGCCAACAAGGTTGTCGAGAACGGCAAGCTGACCAAGAAGTAA
- a CDS encoding ABC transporter permease, translated as MIEGIFVEGLIYGIMVLGVFISFRILDFPDLTVDGSFPLGAALMAQCIMMGVTLWLALLIAFVGGVIAGVVTSLIHNHLKVPNLLAGILTMTMLYSVNIRVLGNRANVPLLNQETILSLVTERLTGIIPDEYILLVFFAVVTLVIKLLLDLFFRTDLGLTIGAMGNNEQMVISQGVNPKTLKSIGLGLSNGLVALSGAFAAQYLGFADVGLGQGIIISGLASVMIGEFLVMKSNRIGVLTLCAVLGSICFYAVMYVGRYYGYVINMTPNDLNLIKGILIIVLLVLTQSRKLKKFAVKAVVKND; from the coding sequence ATGATCGAAGGTATTTTTGTTGAAGGACTCATTTACGGGATCATGGTCCTGGGGGTATTCATCTCCTTCCGGATACTCGATTTTCCCGACCTGACGGTGGACGGGTCGTTTCCCCTGGGAGCGGCCCTCATGGCCCAGTGCATCATGATGGGGGTAACCCTCTGGCTGGCGCTTCTCATCGCCTTCGTGGGGGGGGTGATCGCCGGCGTGGTCACCTCCCTCATCCATAACCACTTGAAGGTGCCGAACCTCCTGGCCGGCATCCTGACCATGACCATGCTCTACTCCGTCAACATCCGGGTGCTGGGGAACCGGGCGAACGTCCCGCTCCTGAACCAGGAAACGATCCTCTCCCTGGTGACCGAGCGGCTTACGGGGATCATCCCGGACGAGTATATCCTCCTGGTCTTCTTCGCGGTGGTGACCCTCGTGATCAAGCTCCTGCTCGACCTCTTTTTCCGCACCGACCTGGGGCTCACCATCGGGGCCATGGGGAACAACGAGCAGATGGTCATTTCCCAGGGGGTGAACCCCAAGACTCTCAAGTCCATCGGCCTGGGCCTTTCCAACGGGCTGGTGGCCCTTTCCGGCGCCTTTGCGGCCCAGTACCTGGGCTTCGCCGATGTGGGGCTCGGCCAGGGGATCATCATTTCGGGCCTGGCGTCGGTCATGATCGGCGAGTTCCTGGTCATGAAGAGCAACCGGATCGGGGTGCTCACCCTCTGCGCCGTTCTGGGTTCAATCTGTTTTTACGCGGTCATGTACGTGGGGCGCTACTACGGCTACGTCATCAACATGACCCCCAACGACCTGAACCTCATCAAGGGGATCCTGATTATCGTGCTGCTGGTCCTTACCCAGAGCAGGAAGCTGAAGAAATTCGCCGTTAAAGCCGTGGTGAAAAATGATTGA
- a CDS encoding ABC transporter ATP-binding protein, producing MIELKNVSMIFNPGTVNENQAISNISLKVREGDFITVIGSNGAGKSTLFNLIAGTITPSSGSIFLNDRNITREPEYKRARYIGRIFQNPLLGTASTMSLEDNMMITYKKGFKWLKRSLNHKMREYFRTELVQLKMGLEDRMKENLALFSGGQRQALTLLMMVLSRPDLILLDEHTAALDPKNAQIVLELTDKFIREYNLTAMMITHNMSHAIEYGNRLLMMDKGEIIFEAEGEEKRALTVEKLIDKFHQIRHTSFENDRTLLSDD from the coding sequence ATGATTGAGCTCAAAAATGTGTCAATGATCTTCAACCCGGGGACGGTGAACGAGAACCAGGCCATCTCGAACATCAGCCTGAAGGTCCGGGAGGGGGACTTCATCACCGTCATCGGCAGCAACGGCGCCGGCAAGTCGACCCTCTTCAACCTCATTGCCGGGACCATCACCCCCTCTTCCGGCTCCATTTTCCTGAATGACCGGAACATCACCCGCGAACCCGAGTACAAGCGGGCGAGGTACATCGGCCGGATCTTCCAGAATCCGCTCCTGGGAACCGCTTCAACCATGAGCCTGGAAGACAACATGATGATCACCTATAAAAAGGGGTTCAAGTGGCTCAAGAGGAGCCTGAACCACAAGATGCGGGAGTACTTCCGGACGGAACTGGTCCAGCTGAAGATGGGGCTGGAGGACCGGATGAAGGAGAACCTTGCCCTCTTCTCCGGGGGGCAGCGCCAGGCCCTGACGCTCCTGATGATGGTCCTCTCACGGCCGGATCTGATCCTTCTCGACGAGCATACGGCGGCCCTGGACCCCAAGAACGCCCAGATCGTCCTGGAGCTCACCGACAAGTTCATCCGGGAATACAATCTCACCGCCATGATGATCACCCACAACATGAGCCATGCCATCGAGTACGGCAACCGGCTCCTGATGATGGACAAAGGGGAGATCATCTTCGAGGCCGAGGGGGAGGAGAAGCGGGCGCTGACCGTGGAGAAGCTCATCGACAAATTCCACCAGATCCGCCACACCTCCTTCGAAAACGACCGCACCCTTCTATCCGACGACTAG